TAATAGAGACCTCCACCACTTGATTCTCAAGCCCATCTGGCACTAAATTCTCATCGTCCAGAACAAGTTCACCACTGGTTTCTTCAATCTCACCAAGAACATCATCTTGCAGCAAAATTACTTGCAACTCCCTTTTCTTGCAACGATGACTAGGAGAATACTTCTCACACTTGTAGCATAAGCCCTTGGCTTGTTCCAAGACGTGAATGGTCTACGTCGATTCTCCCATTGAAACCAGATCAGCGCCTCCCCTTCTAGGCTGATCACGGCCGTCTCTAGGCGCTTGACATCTGTCATACAGTGGAGAGAAAAATACCTCTCTGCCTTGAGAAGCCATCCGTTAGGATTATCACCATCAAAGGATGAAAGCTCAATTCGCTGTGGTCGAATATCCCATCTCGGGGCTGTTGGAGTCGTTCGCTGTCCATTGGAATCCCAACTGTTGCCCCCAATCTCGACGAACTTATCCCCAGGTAGCATTCGTGTCGTTTTGGCAACCCCCGACGCCTTCCCTGGAGTCAAAGACTGCTCGCGTTCGTCCACAAGTGTCTCTGGTCGATGGGCTTCTTGGTGTCGCATCAGCTGGTCCAGGCGACTGACCACTGTGGTCATCCCTTGTTCCAACCCAGGTAACACCTTCAGCTTTTCTGTTACTACTGCCAACTCCCCTTACACCGTACCGTGGCTATCAACCCCTCCACCGTTTCCATACGAGTCTCCATCTTAGTAAGCACCATGAATTCAAATCTCAAACGGCGCCACTTGATACACTTAGATAGTATATCATGAAAATATAGAACAAGAATAAGGTACAAGGGAGAAAATTTTATTGAAATAACAAAGAATAATTCAGTATATTTGAGAGACCTAGTTTCTCTCCAAGAGCTAGCGCTCAATTACACAAAATCAGACATGCCTAACTCTTCATTCTCATCCTTTTTATTCTAGATGGTCCTCATATATAATTCTATGAATAAGAGTAAAGAGTTGAGTTGATTTGTAAGGTACAGAATGGAAAATAGCACTTGTATGTTTAGCAAACTGACAAATGTCACACTTAAAGAAGCTCaattttattttgaaacaacTTAGGAAAGAGAAATTTTAAATAGGAAAAACTAGGGTGGCCTAGCCTATAATGCCATTGCATAATATCGTTATTACGAGAAGCAATACAAGTAGAAACAAAAGTTTTATTCACTTGAGTAGGAGGAAACAGATCAATGTAATACAACCCACTATATGCCTTCGCACTCCCAATCGTCTCCTTGAGGAGATATCCTAAAAAGTACAACAGAGTGGTGAGAAAGAGACAAAACATTGCGGATCTCGAGTGACTTTACTGAAAGAGAGCAAATTACATGATAAATTTGGGTCATGAAGGACATCATAAAGAGTAATAGAAGGGGATAAATATATAGACCCTTTACCAGCCACAGAGGAGAGGGAACCATTATCAATCTTCATTTTTTGAGTACCTAAACAAGGAGTGTATGTGGTATACTGATGGGACTGACCAGTCATGTGATCCGAGGCCCCTGAATCCACAATCCAGGCAAAGTTTTGAACATTGAAGGCAGCAAAGGTACCTGGATGTGAAGAGGATGATGGAGCAGATGCAGTAGCATTCTTggtaggggtgttcattggatcACATCCAATGGATTTAAGCTCATTCGATCCAATCCAAATATCcattggatgttggatttttacaaccgatccaatccaattgaATTAGGTCAACCGATCCGATCCAATGGATAATTGAATTGGATTGGTTCCATCCATTGGATGCATCCCCTGGTTAtttattggatcggatcggatccatCCAATCATTTAgagtatttttaaatataattttcatgtatatttcaattataaaacacACAAATTACTCATCTAAATGAAAACACtatttagttttaataatttagaAACATTCAGCACAAATTCATATAAATTAGAAGCATATATGTAGTTGGATGATTATTGGATCGGTTCAGTCGGTTTTTATTGGATGTTGGACACCCATCCAACAACCGACCGATCTAATTtggttttttaaaaattacattaAATCCGATCTAATagtaattggatatccaatttttggTGGTCGGTTGTAATTTGATTGGTCGGTTGTAATTGGATTGAATATATTCTGCACACCCCTAATTCTTGGTGGTATTAAGAAACTGATGGAGTTGGGTGATCTGAGCTGGAGTGAATGGGAAAGGCTCAGATGGAGCAGCAATGAAGGGCTGGCCTTCCGAAAGGGCACGATCATCGGAGCGAGGCTTCCAATCAGCAGGCTAAGTTATCATCAGAGCAAGGCTTCCATCAAAAGAGTTTTTGTTGAAAGTGACCATAAGGAAAGAGACGAAGGctgagagaaaaaaaaaggagGCTACAAAATTTTTAGGTTATAGGGAAATCTTTGATACCAAGTGGAAAATTAGCCTTTGATATTCTTTATTGTTAGAAAATAAGACCTTTAAATAGGCACTGTACATGTataaacaaatctgatatttgaTACCAAATATTCTAGAGTAATTACAAATATTCTATGGTATATCAATTAGCCTAAAactatataatctaattatagtaaCTTTCTAATAATTCAGCTTGATTTCCTTATTGGAAAGATACTGAGTTAATGCAATGAGTCATAATTAAATAAGTAATTTGTTTTTTCACAAATTTCTTTATGGCAGGTTGGAAATGCTGTGACTGATGACTACCATGATTATATTGGGACCTTTGAGTACTGGTGGACCCATGGTTTGATCTCTGATTCTACCTATCGAGTGCTGAGAAGGACATGTGATTTTGGATCCTCTCATCACCCTTCGGCGGAATGCATGAATGCTCTCGTTATTGCTGAGAGGGAGCAAGGAAACATAGACCCCTATAGCATTTTCACCAGCCCTTGCAATAGTACTGAATCGCTTAACCGCAACTTACGGGGTCATTATGTAAGTTCTCATGACTCGTTTCTTTTTCCAAGAAAATTGagggaaaaaaacttgtgaaccCTTTTCTTTGGTTACAAAGATATTGGAAGTTTCAAAATATGCCAAGAAAATGAGAAAGTAAAATACTGCCATGTGTTGTTTATCTGCTGGTCTGACATGATTTAATTTCATGAAACACTCCAATAATAGTGCCGCCTGCACATAACCAATCAGTGATATGATAAACTTTTGACACTAGGAATTTACAATATTGTACTATCAGTCTAAATTGTATAAATAGTATATATCTGTATTTAAAAAGTTTTACCCAGAAAACAAATAATCCAAGTTGGAACTGAAGAGGTAGAACCTGCCCTTGTGTAAATTTCTCTCATGGAAAAAAAAAGATGCACCAAAAAATATGCTGTAGCTTAGATTTAGCCAAAAGACATTAATTGCACACTTTCAATATGTTATTTAAAATATAGTTTGTGGATTATTACAAACAAGCAAAGGAACGAAGAAAAGATACATCCAACCTGTGAGGCATCAAAAGTTTTCTCACCATACTACCTTTTACGTTGGACTTTGTAAGAACTTTATAGATTTGGTGCTTATATTATATGATTTGGCACTTAAATTACATCATATTGAAGTGTCTAAGGCCAACTCCTATATGTCCATGTGATGTTGCAAGCAAGTCTGCGAGGTATCTCCCAGCCTCATCACACCGTTAATAGCAGTCTCTTCCCATTATCACACAGGTTTAGTCTAGTCATCTGATCTACTTGACTGGTTAGATGCTTCATAAAAAATTATTGACTTGTAACTTCATAGAAAATTGTTGTGCAATGATATTTTCAGAAACTCTGAAAATGACAACTTTCATGGAATTTTATTGGTAATTGTACAAACTAGGATGTAGAAAACGAAATTTAATGCTGTGCTCTATTGTTCATTAACGCAGTTATCTTTCGAAAGTTTTCTGATTCGCTGATCTGCTTGAGTTTGTGTCTGGTTTAAGATTCTACTTACAAATTCTTCACAAGTTGATTTTTTGGTAATCAAAATGTCCCCTGTTTCTAAAgctttaaaattattatttgggTAATAATAACACTTAAGAAACAAATGTCTGCATTGAAATTCCTTATTGTTAGCGCTTAAATGTATTTCATCGACATACTTTCACTATAGTGTTTGATAAACTTTTTTTTCGCCTTGTTACAACATATAATTCTCCATACTCTTTTTAAACTCAGCCATGGATGTCCAGAGCCTATGATCCCTGCACCGAGAGGCATTCAAAAGTGTACTTCAATATTCCAGAAGTTCAAAGGGCGCTTCATGCCAATGTAACTGGACTTTCTTatccttggaaaacatgcaggtAAATTTTGATTTTGGATATTGGATGAATATAAAATTTTAACGTTCTACAACACTGATAAAACCTTTTTTTCACAGTGACATTGTTGGAAACTACTGGACAGATTCTCCGCTATCTATGCTTCCTATTTATAAAGAACTTATAGCTGCTGGTCTTAAAATATGGGTATTCAGGTATATTTACCTAATTCTTCTGACCTTTCCTTAATTTCCTCTTGGCTACTTGGTGATTATATAGATACCCgccattttatttaataaatgaaTAACACATGACAACTTATATTGAGTAAATATAATCAAACCATATGACATTCAGGTAGTTCAGTTGCTTGAGGTCAATATTTGACCCATGCCATAATTACACTCTACCTATGAATTCAACCTGGTTAAAGCATGTGAAACTGTATTCATTCTATTTAAAAATACAACATTAAGTGTGATTGTCAATAAAAGGTTGCAAGCTATCCTTGAGCACTATGAGGGCACTTACTAATCAAGTAGTGTGAGAAGAACCAAAGTGTAGAAAGGTGGTTTTGACCTATGATCTCAAGCTGGCTAAATTTTATGTATCTTgttatgtttattatttattttctcttgatcAAGTTCGGCTTAGTTAATGCCACTGCTAGTTTTCTTATATAAAACGTGGTTTCTCATATAACTTTTCAGCGGGGACACTGATGCAGTAGTTCCAGTAACTGCAACAAGATACTCAATAGATGCCCTGAAGCTACCAACCGTCACCAATTGGCACCCGTGGTATGATCATGGCAAGGTTAGTACTTTGAAaaaagatatcatctacaaacgAAATGTGAATACGTACATTATGCTTTTGGTCTCACCTTCAATTGTGTGGCAGCCGACAGGGGGATGCTTTTGTGTTTCTGCAATGTCTTTTGCTTATCAATGCCAAGTTATATATACGCCAGACATGTTACTGGAAAATTAATCTTTCTTTCATCTTCTCACAAGCTCTTATTCTTTTGTAATATAGGTTGGTGGGTGGAGCCAAGTATACAAAGGGTTGACATTTGTTACAATAACTGGAGCAGGACATGAGGTTCCGCTCCATCGCCCTCGTCATGCATTTATTCTTTTCAGATCATTTTTGGAGAACAAGCCCATGCCAAGTTAATCTGATTCAACTTATTCACGCATTCTTGATGAATAAGCCCAAAAATATAGAGGttttaaaattgtttacaactGGGTAGGATAATAGAAAGCAAAATAAGAGAAGCATTCATCTTGAGTGCTCCTCCATTATTGCCCCATTGCAATGCCGCTTATTAGTATTAGTTTACAAATTGAATTGTTTCTAAATATCCTCTATGAAGAAACTGCAGGAAGTAGTAGTACTAGTTATATAGATATGTCAAATTTgattatatttctttttattttattatatgtagTAATGTAAAAAGATTGTAGGGGAATCATTCTTTACGTGTTTCGACAGTTAAGGGGGGCAAATTTTATCTTTGTTATAATAAGTGAAACTGTAATTGTTAATGTGAAACTTTTTCTTAATAGAAATTTCCAATGCATATGTTCTTATTTCGAGTATGAATCTGATAGGATTATCCTGTCAAATGGTTAGCCAAACAGCAAGAAtagcaagaacaacaagaaaaAAGAAATCTGCCTTTGTATTGCAACACCAGAAATGTTCAAGAGCCTGGACTCTCCCTCAATGGATTACACCCTCTACCAAATCCTTCACACCACTAACAGCTCACAAGTGACTCTTTAATACTCTCCCCTACTGCATTACCATGCACCCTAGCCACACTCGGGCACACCCAACTAACTAATTGCATAACTAACCAAAATGCTACAATCAGCTACTGCCCACCTCGCCCTTAGCCATCCTATTCTTTCTAGCATAAACATACATTAAAGGTGGTCTATCAATACTGCCCGCTAGGAgtttcaccttgtcctcaaggtggaaATGGGGAAATTGGTCCTAGATGACCTGAAATTCTTCCCAAGTGGCCTCAAGGCTGGCAGATTTTTCCACTTAATGAGAGCTTGGGGAGGTTCCTTAGGAGTGCCTAGCCCGACTTCA
This genomic interval from Humulus lupulus chromosome 8, drHumLupu1.1, whole genome shotgun sequence contains the following:
- the LOC133798560 gene encoding serine carboxypeptidase-like 27, which codes for MGHNLFFFFFWLLSLLVGACFVDSYQDQEKDRITELPGQPKNVEFAQYSGYVTVNKKAGRELFYWLTESPASRKPESRPLVLWLNGGPGCSSVAYGAAEEVGPFHIRPDGKTLFLNPYAWNNVANLLFLESPAGVGFSYSNTTSDLYTTGDQRTAEDAYIFLLHWFERFPQYMHRDFYVVGESYAGHYVPQLSQIIYEKNKGIQNPLINFKGFMVGNAVTDDYHDYIGTFEYWWTHGLISDSTYRVLRRTCDFGSSHHPSAECMNALVIAEREQGNIDPYSIFTSPCNSTESLNRNLRGHYPWMSRAYDPCTERHSKVYFNIPEVQRALHANVTGLSYPWKTCSDIVGNYWTDSPLSMLPIYKELIAAGLKIWVFSGDTDAVVPVTATRYSIDALKLPTVTNWHPWYDHGKVGGWSQVYKGLTFVTITGAGHEVPLHRPRHAFILFRSFLENKPMPS